One window of Schistocerca cancellata isolate TAMUIC-IGC-003103 chromosome 9, iqSchCanc2.1, whole genome shotgun sequence genomic DNA carries:
- the LOC126100169 gene encoding endocuticle structural glycoprotein ABD-4-like, translated as MYKLLALSALVAVAMGAVAEIAKDVVPIVKQENVISPDGNFHYSFESGDGTSAVQDGTLVKSQDPKEPDTIAVRGSVSYTAPDGTPVQLTYTADETGFHPEGAHIPVAPPVPEAIARALQYIAEHPPPPEVIAARKQ; from the exons ATGTACAAACTG TTGGCGCTGTCTGCCCTCGTGGCCGTGGCGATGGGAGCCGTTGCGGAGATTGCCAAGGACGTCGTTCCCATCGTAAAGCAAGAAAACGTCATCAGCCCCGATGGAAACTTCCACTACTC GTTCGAGTCCGGCGACGGCACCAGCGCAGTGCAGGACGGCACGCTGGTGAAGTCGCAGGACCCCAAGGAGCCCGACACGATCGCGGTGCGCGGCAGCGTGTCCTACACGGCGCCCGACGGCACGCCCGTGCAGCTCACCTACACGGCCGACGAGACCGGCTTCCACCCTGAGGGCGCCCACATCCCCGTGGCGCCGCCGGTGCCCGAGGCGATCGCGCGCGCCCTCCAGTACATCGCCGAGCACCCGCCCCCGCCAGAGGTGATCGCCGCCAGGAAGCAGTAA